One genomic segment of Carassius auratus strain Wakin chromosome 29, ASM336829v1, whole genome shotgun sequence includes these proteins:
- the LOC113048177 gene encoding short transmembrane mitochondrial protein 1-like, translating into MMQFILGFTLGNVVGMYLAQNYEVPNVSKKIEAFKKDVEAKKKPPE; encoded by the exons ATGATGCAATTCATA CTCGGCTTCACTCTGGGGAATGTGGTTGGCATGTATCTGGCACAGAATTACGAG GTTCCCAATGTTTCAAAGAAAATCGAGGCCTTTAAGAAGGACGTGGAGGCCAAGAAGAAACCCCCAGAATGA